The following is a genomic window from Stenotrophomonas maltophilia.
ATCGCTTCCACGCGCGTGTGCAGGCCGAACTGCACAATCTGTATGGCCCGACCGAAGCGGCCGTGGACGTCAGCTATTGGCCTGCATCTTCGCAGGATCGGTCACGGCCGGTGCCGATCGGCTTCCCGGTCTGGAACACACGCCTGTACGTGCTGGACGCGCGGATGCAACCGCTGCCGGTGGGCGTGCCCGGTGACCTGTATCTGGGCGGCGTGCAGCTGGCGCGTGGCTACCTGGGCCGCGACGACCTGACCGCCGAACGCTTCCTCGCCGATCCGTTCCTGCCGGGCGAGCGCATCTATCGCACCGGCGATGTGGCGCGCTGGCGCGCCGATGGCGCGGTCGAGTATCTCGGCCGCAGCGATCATCAGGTGAAGCTGCGTGGACTGCGCATCGAACTGGGCGAGATCGAAGCAGCGTTGCGCGAGCTGCCGGGCATGGACCGGGTGGAAGTGCTGCTGCGCCAAGATGCGCCCAACGATGCGCGGCTGGTGGCCTATGTGCCGGCCGCGCTGGCCGACGCGGCGGTGCTGCGCAGCCATCTGGCCACACGCGTGCCGGACTACATGGTGCCATCGGCCGTCGTGGGCGTGGATCACTGGCCGGTGACCGCCAACGGCAAGCTGGACCGCAACGCGTTGCCGAAACCCCCGCAGCAGGCGGTGGCTGGGCTGGCCGCGCGCACACCGCTGGAGCGGGAGCTGGCGGGCCTGTTCGCCCAGGCCCTGGGCCGCGCCGATCCGGTAGCGGTCGACGCCGACTTCTTCAGCCTGGGCGGCGATTCGCTGTCTGCGGTGCACCTGTTGCTGGCCATTGAACACCGTTGGCGCTGTGATCTTGGCTTGGGCGCATTGTTCGCGCAGCCGACTGTGGCCGCGCTGGCCGTACGCATCGCCGAACCCCCGGCGCTGGCCGACCACGCGTTGGGGCCGGTGATCGCCTTGGCCGTGACCGACGCCATCGAGCCTTCACCGCTGTTCGTGCTGCACCCGGCCGGTGGCATTGCCTGGAATTACCGCACCCTGGCGCGCGCGCTGCAGCCGGCGCGTGCGGTGTATGGGCTGCAATCGCCGGCGCTGGACGCACAGCAGCCGCTGCCTGGCAGCATCGAGGCGATGGCCAACGACTACGTGCAGCGCGTGATTGCGTTGCAGCCGCACGGGCCGGTGCATCTGCTGGGCTGGTCGGTGGGCGGCATCCTGGCGCAGGCGATGGCGGTGCGCCTGCACGAGATCGGGCGCGAGGTGGGTGAGCTGGTGCTGCTCGATGCCTATCCCAGCGAGTGCTGGCGGGCCGAGCCCGAACCGGACCCGATTGCAGCGCTGCGTGCGCTGCTGGCCATCGCCGGGCACGAGCCCGACGCGCATCCGGAACTGGACAGCCGTGAGCGCATCCTGGCGTTCCTGCGTCGCGGCGGCAGTGCGCTGGGCAGCCTGCCGGATGTGGTGCTCGACGGCGTAGTGCGTGCGGTGACCGGCACCAACCGGCTGATCCGCGAACATCACCACCGGCCATTCATCGGCACCCTGGTGCATGTTCGCGCCGGTCGCGATCACCAGGCGCGGCCGCAGCTGCAGTCGGCGCTGTGGCGTGCACACGCGCACAAGGTGCAGGCGCTGGAACTGCCGTTCCTGCATGCCGAACTGACCGGACGCGATGCGGTGGCGCAGCTGGCACCGTGGTTGTCGGCGCGTCTGCGCCAATGGGATGAACAACAGGAGATCGCAACATGCAGTTGACCGGTTTTGAAGGCCGCGTGGCGTTGGTGACCGGTGCTGCCGGTGGCATCGGCGAGGCCTTGGTGCGGCTGTTGGCCGAGGCCGGATGCACGGTACTGGCGACTGATCGCGAAGTGCCTGCCGTGGCCGGACCGCGCGTGCAGGCCTTGGCACTGGACGTGACCGACAGCGCGGCCGTGGATGCGCTGGTGGACCGCGTGGAGGCCGACATCGGGCCGATCCAGCTGGCCGCCAGCGTGGCCGGGGTGCTGCATGTGGGCGCGGTGGCGGCGACCTCGGATGCCGACTGGCGCCGCGTGTTCGCTGTCAATGCCGATGGCGTGTTCCATGTCGGGCGTGCACTGGCGCGTGTCATGTCGCCGCGCGGTGCGGGTGCCATCGTGACCGTCAGCTCCAACGCCGCCGGCGTGCCCCGGCACGGCATGGCGGCCTACGCCGCGTCCAAGGCGGCAGCGACCATGTTCACGCGCTGCCTCGGGCTGGAGCTGGCGCCGCTGGGCATCCGCTGCAACATCGTCGCACCGGGTTCCACGCTGACCCCGATGCAGACCGGCATGTGGCAGGACGCGCGCGGCGCCGAGCGGGTGATCGCCGGCAACCTGGAGACCTACAAGGCCGGCATTCCCCTGCGCAAGCTGGCCACGCCCGAAGACATCGCCCATTCGGTGATGTTCCTGCTGTCCGAGCAGGCCGGCCATGTGGCGATGAGTGACCTGTACGTAGACGGTGGCGCCACCCTGCACGGCTGAACCCAGACCGCGCAACATCCGCTGACGCCCGACCGCTCGCCGACAACCCACACATGTCGGTAGTGCCGGCCGCTGGCCGGCAACCCACAGAGCCCGGTAGTGCCGGCCGCTGGCCGGCAACCTCAGACAGCTTTCAGGCATCTCCCTGCCTTCACCAAGGCACGCCCCGACATTCAAGCCCAGTCACCCGATCCACCATGGGCCATGAGCAGCCATCGCCTACGTCTCGGCCGTCACTCCATCATCGGCCAGGCCTACGTTCTGACCACAACGACGCATCAGCGTCGCCGGCTCTTTGAAAGCAACGCCACCGCCGGTTGCGTGATCGATCAATTCCACTACATCGAACAACGAGGACTTGTACGGTCGCTGGCCTGGGTGGTGATGCCGGATCACGTGCATTGGATGCTGGAGCTGACGTCTGCGAACCTGGCCGATGTTGCGCGCCGGCTCAAGTCCTCCAGCTCGCTGGCATTGAACCGGCTGGCCGATCGTCGGGGTGTGGTATGGCAGTCCGGCTATTACGACCACGCGCTGAGGGCCGCGGAGTCGCTTGAGCGGCAGGCCCTGTACATCATGGGGAATCCGACCGAAGCGATCGGGGAGTATCCGTTTGCATGGTCGGTTTGGTTTGATGCCGGCCAGCGGCCGGCACTACCGAGGAAGGGCGGGTGACTGCAGGTAGTGCCGGCCGCTGGCCGGCAGAATCAGTCAAGTTTCCGGGATCTTCTTTTGACCACGCGGCGAGGGGCGGACCGGAGCGATCGGGGAGTATCCGTTTGCTGTGATGCCGGCCAGCGGCCGGCACTACCGGGATACACCGCCGGTCAGGGCAGGGCCAGGCGGTACACCAGCACGCGGTTGTCGTTGTCGTAGGCGCTGTCGCATACCTCGCCCTGCATGCGGCAATGACGGGCGATGAAGTCGTTGTCGTTGCCGATCAGCAGCAGCACGTCGTTCGGATGCTGCGGGTCCATCGCCGGCAGCAGGTCCATCGCCTCCCACTTCTCCGACAGCAGGCCGTCGTGCGGGCCGCGCCGGGTTTCCAGATCCAGCCCGGCTCGCGCCAGCTGCGGTCGGTCGAGCAGGTTCAGCAGTTCGTCGCTGCGCGCGGGCATGATCTCCGGCTTCAACGCGGTGCCGGTCGGGTCGGCCAGCAGCGATGTGGTGCCGGTTTCATACGGGGAGCCGGCCAGGTTGCTGGCACCGGCCACATCCACCAGCAGCACTGACTTGTAGACGATCGGATCATCGCCGTCCTTGCCCAGGCCATTGCCATCGCGCGCCAGCAGCAGGAAGCGGTACGCGTCCAGGGCGCGTAGTTCGCTCTGCGCGGCGGTGCGGTCCAGCTTGCCCTTGCCGTCGTGGGCGTAGGCGGGCAGGGCCATCACGTAATGGCTGATCGGCTGCTGCGGCGTAGGCGAGGACGTCACGTCGTAGACCAGCACGCGGGTATTGATGCGGCCTGCGGCATTACCTTGTGCGCTGTCCTGCATCGTCGCGCTCTGCAGGGCCACGAACAGCCGGCTGCCATCGGGTGAAAGGCCCATGCCTTCCGCGCCCTGGTTGTTGCGGCGCCCGCTCTGCGGTGGGGCCAGCGAGCCGAACGCCGGCTTGCCATCGCGCTGCGGCCTGATCGCCGGCGGTGCCACGATCACGCCCTGCAGCTGGCCCTGTGCATCGAAGTAGTAGACGTTGGCGGTGTACTCATCGCCGATGTAGAAATGGCCGTCTGCGGTGAATTGCAGCGATTCCGCATCCAGCGAGACCTTGCCCGCACCGGCGCCGTTGGCCGGCGAGGGCAGCACCACCTCGCGCTGGGTGATCGTGTGGTCGCCCGGGTCGGCGCCAGTGAATGGCTGACCGTTGAAGTCCTTCAGCACAACGCCCTTGTCCGGCACCATCGTCAGCCTACCCAGCGTACCGGCCTTGCCCTGCGTCGTGTCGATACGCAGCTGCATGCGCTCCACGCGGCCGGCGTAGTCGTAGAACAAGCCGGCCTCGGGATCGTTGCGGCCACGGTCGGGCAGGGTCCACAGCACGCCCTCGTAGCCGTTGGCGGTACGTTTCCAGGTGCCGGGCTGTACCGCCAGCGACGAGAACGAGCCCAGCGTGTCGCCGAGGAAGTCGAGCGTGCCCGCCGGCAGTCGCCCCGCTGCAACCAGGCCTTTGTCCGCATAGGTGCGACCGCCCAGCTGCAGGGTGCGCGGCGGCGCGCCGCTGGCCTCATGCGGGGCGGAGTATCCGCTGGCCGACAATGTGGCCAGCAGCAGGGCGGTTGCGAGCATCAGTGGACTCCCGGCCGTCGATCAGAAGCGAAGGTCTAGGGTACCGAACACCTGGCGCGGTGCCGACGCATGGAACACGTACAGCTTGCCGGCCGGATCGCTCGGTGCGAACACGCTCGAATCCAGGTTGCTGGCGTAGCGCTTGTTGGTCAGGTTGGTCACATTGAACGACAGACGCACGCCCTTGGCGAAGCTGAACTGGCCGAAGTCATAACCACCGGCCAGATCGAACAGGGTGAAGCCACCGAAGCCCTGGTCATTGGTATAGGTGTAGAAGCGCTCGCCGGTGTACTTGCCACGCAGGCTGGCGAACCAGCCGTTGTCGCGCCAGGTGATCTCGGTGGCCAGCAGCTGCTTGGGGGTATCGGTCTGGATCTTGCCCTTGATCTGCTGTTCGACGCCGGCCTGCACGTAGTTCGACGCATAGGTCGAACGGTTCAGCGAGGCCGAGGTGTACCAGCTGAAGTGCGCGTTCGGGGTCCACAGCACGGTCAGCTCGGCGCCACGGCTGTCGACGCCGCCCACGTTGTAGAAGCGGTTGCCGCAGGTCGGGCCGACCGGCTGCCGCGAGTCGCAGGGGTTGTACTGCAGAAGGCGGTTGTCGAAGCGTACGTTGTAGGCGGCGATCGAGGCCTGCAGGGTGTCGGTGACGAAGCGGTAGCCCGCTTCCAGAGAGCGCGATTCTTCCGGCTTCAGGTTGCCCTGCGCGTTCCAGGTGGCCTGGCTGACCGCCTGCGGGCCCAGCTTGAAGCCGCCTTGGAACATGGCGATGTTCTCGGCGTAGCTGGCGAACACTTCGTGATGCTCGGCCAGGCGCAAGTTGGCACCCACGCTCGGCAGGAAATCCTTGCTGGCCTTCAGCGAGCCGGTGGCGAACTGGTTGTTGGAGGTCGGCGAGATCGGCGTCTTCGCATCGCCTGGCAGGGCCTGCGCGTCGGAGGTGGCATGCGGGCTCTTGGCGCCGAATTCCAGGGTCAGGCGATCATCGAGCAGGCGCCAGGTGTCCTTCAGGAAGAACTGATGGGTCTTCCAACGCGTGCGCTGGGCGAACACGCCGACATCGGAGGGCAGGGTGTTCATGCCGCTGAGGTCGCGCGGACCGTCCACGGCGGTCTGGTAGCGTTCGGCGCTGCTGGTGTTGCGCTCGTACCAGACGCCACCCTCGATGCGGTGCGCGCCCAGTTCCCAATCGAACGACAGCGTGCCGCCATCGCGGTCGATGGTATAGATCGTGTTGCGGAAGATGATCGGGATTTCCTGCGCGTTGCCCTTGTTCGACCACGCGCCGCTGTTCCAGTTGTGGCCTTCGCCGCGGTCGTCATGGTGGTAGGCCAGGGCCCGCAGGCTGAAACCATCGGCCAGGAAGAAGTCACCGGCCAGGTAGTAGAGGTTGTCATCGCGCAGGATCTGTCCGGCGGTGAAGGCGCCGTCGGCATCCTTGTCCGGGCCGCTGTTGTCGCACTTTTTCGCATTGAAGCTGGCGGTATTGCAGTAGGCCTTGGCCACCGCCTTGTTCCAGTCCGGCGCGTAGCCGCCCCAGTCCCAGCCCAGGCCGCGCGACATCTCGTCCTTGGACAGGTAGAAGTAGTCGGCCTGGGTGGTGCGCGACGTATCGACGAAGCCGGTGATCTGGCCGCGGCCGAAGTTCCACACGCCCTTGGCGTTGAACTGCTTGGTGATGGATTGGTTGTAAGCGGTCTGGTCGTTCCACAGGTCCGAGACGGCGTTCATGCCCGACACGTAGCCGGAGAAGCCGTTGTACTCGCCACTGTCCACTCGCACGAAGGTGCGACGGTTGGCATCGCTGCCGAAGGTCTGCACCACGCGGCCGCCGAGTTCCTGCGCCGGGCGGTCGGAGGTATAGGAGATCGTGCCGCCGAGGTTGCTGGTGGACGGCGTACCGAGGCTGCCGATGCCCACCGCCAGTTCCGCGCCGGCCATGTTCTCGCTGATCAGCGCACGGTTGATGGTCAGGCCGTTGTAGTTGTTGTACGCGCCATCGCCCAGCGGCACGCCATCCAGGGTGTAACCCAGGCGGGTGGAGTTGAAGCCGCGCAGGCTGAGGGTCATCGACTGCTCGTTGGTGCCCAGCGCATCGGCCGACTGCGCGTTGACGCCCGGCAGCAGGTTCAGGGTCTTCTGCAGGCTGGTGCCTGGCGGCAGGATGTCGAGGTTCTCGCGGGTGATGCGCTGCACCTGGCGCGCTTCGCCGCTGCCGATCACCGAGACGGTGTCCAGTTCAGTAGCGGAGGTGCTGCTGGAGGTCGGGGCAGCATCCTGCGCCCAGGCCGCGGGGGCAAGCGCAATGGACAGCGCAGCGGCCAACAAAGTCTTGGTCATGTTACGGACACTCAGGCAGGCAAGAGCCACCGCGTGGGTGCGGAGCTCATGGAGTTCAAAAGGGGAGACAGCCGATGCGACCGGCAGCGCTGCAGGCGCCGTGGGCCAACGTGAAAATGGTGCGCTAGACAGATGACTGTCTGGTGACACCGCTACACACGTGGCATGCCGACGCAGGCATCGGTAGATGCCAACCTGGGTTGGCATGCGCCGCGTCGTTGGTGGAGCGCCGACCAAGGTTGGCGGCTACCAGGCGCGCGGAACAGGTCCAGGGGCGCCGAACGAGGTCGGCGTCAACGCGCGATCAACCCGTGTTGCGCGGCTTGCGCGTGCGCTTGGGCTTGCCGGTATCAGCGCCGCTGGCGGCGCCGTCCTGCAGCGCCTGCAACCACGACAGGGTGTCGACGTAATCGATGAAATGCCGCAGGTAACCGGGGCTGGTCGACTGCATCGTGTCCAGCATGCGCTGCACCAGCACCGCCGAGTTCAGCGGGCCGCCGTCGGCCGGGGCTTCGGCGCGCAGCGAGCGACGTACCTGCAGTTCGCTGCGCAGCTCGGACCATTCGCGCTGTGCCTGCGCCAGCATCGGCACCTGCGGGTAATGCGCCAAGGCGCGCGATCCCGCGTCGAGATCGCGAACCAGGGCGCGCAGGCCCTCGCGTGCGGGCGGCTTACTTGCCATCCGGGGTCTTGGGCTTGGGAATCGGCGCGATCTCGACGCGGCGATTGCGCGCGCGGCCGTCCTCGCTGGCGTTGGAACTGACCGGCTGCTCGCTGCCGAACGCGGCGGCAAACACGGCGTCGGCGGGTACGCCGTCGGCAATCAGGGTGCGGGTCACGGTCAGCGAGCGCTGCGCGGAGAGCTCCCAGTTGTCAGCGAAGCGGCGATTGCCTTCGCGCACCGGTGCGTCATCGGTGAAGCCGCTGACCATCAGGATCTCCTCGCGGCTGCCCAGGTAAGCGGCCAGCGGAGCGGCCAGGCTGCGCAGCAGTTCCTGGCCTTCCGGCTGCAGCTGATCCGAGTTCAATGCGAACAGCACGCTGCCGCTGATGCCGATGCGGCCATCAACCAGGGTCACACGGCCGGCGGCGAGCGGGCCGGCCAGTGCCTGTTCCAGGGTCTGCAGGCGCTTGGCTTCGGCCTGGCGCTGCTTCACTTCCTGGTCCAGCCGCTGCGACAGTTCCAGCTGCACGGCCACCACGCCGACCAGGATCAGCACGAATGCGCCCAGCAGCACCGACATCAGGTCGCCGAAGGCGGCCCAGATCGGGGCGTGCGAGCCGCCATCGACCTCCAGCTCGTCGCTCATGCGCTGCCGGCCTTGCCGCGGCGCGTGGCCAGCTGTTGCAACTCTTCCATCACCTGCTTCTGCGACAGCAGGCTCAGGTCGACCACCTCGCGTGCCTGTGCCACGTAGTAGGCCAGCTGTTCGTCGCTGCGCGCCAGCGAGGCGTCCAGCGCACCGCCGATCAGTTCAAGGCGGCTGGAAAGCTCGGTGGAGGCGCTGCCGAACTGCGCAACCGCTTCACCGAAGGCGCCAGCCAGCTGGCCCACGTCGCCGGCACTGCCGCTGAGTGCTGCGGCGATGGCATCAAGCTTGCCGGTCTCGGCGGCGATATGGTCGGTGAAGCGGTTGCCGACGCGTTCCAGCAGCTCGGCCGAACCGCCGACCAGCGCGTCCACCGCGGTGCGCTGTTCGTGCGAGGCGTGGTTGATCGCATCAAGCAGGGTCTGCACGGTAGCCAGCAGGCGGCCGCGTTCTTCCAGCATCGCGTTGTCGCGCACCAGGCTTTCCGACAGCGTGCTGCGCAGTTCATTGATGACGTCGGCGGCGGCCTTCGGCGCGTCGGCGGCGGTCTGCAGCAGGGTGGAGACTTCGGCGAGGGTGGCGTTGGCCTGCGCGCGGCCGTTGTCGCCGATCTGCTGCGCGGTCGCTGCCAGGGTGTCGCAGACCTGCTGCTGCTGTGTGGCCAGATCGCGGGAAATGGCCTGCAATGCGTCGCTCCAGTGTTGCAGGCGCTGCTCATCGCCGGCCTGCAACTGCGAATGCAGCGTGGCGTGCGCCTGCTGCAGTTCGGCGCTGACCGCGTCCCAGCGCGCCTGGCGCTGTTGTTCACGGCGGTCCAGGCTGGCCTGCAGCTCGGCATGTGCGGTCGCGGCGGCGGCCTGCGCGGCCTGCCAGTCCTGCGAGCGCTGCTGCTCGTGGTCCTGCAGCAGCGACTGGCTGGCGGCATGGCGTTCGTCCAGTGCCTGCAGCAGCGCCTGCGCACGCTCGTCCAGCTGCTCGCTGGCGGCCAGCAGGGCCTGTTGCTGGCGTTCGACCAGCGCGCTGTTCAGCGCCTGCTGCTGCTCGGCGGCGCTGCGCCAGGCCTCGGCGTTGCCGCTGGCATCGGCCTGCAGGCGCTCGCCGAGGCGCGCGACCAGTGCGTCGGCCTGCGTGCGTTGGCCCTCGCTGAAGCCCTGCAGGTGCTGCCGCAGATCGCTGACCAGCGTCTGCTGCGCCTGGGTCTGTTCGCCCAAGACCTTGGCCCAGCTGGCTTCGGTGGCCACGCGGCTGCGCTCGAAGCCATCGGCCAGCCCGGCCAGCTGTGCCTGCACGGCCTGCTCGACACGGGCGTGCAGCGCTTCGCCATGGTGAGCCAGGCCGGCCAGCGTGGTTTCGGCCATCGGCTGCAGCGCCCCACCGATGGCGGCGGCGCTGGCTTCGGCGCCTTCGCGCAGCGACTGCTGCAACGACAGCGCGAGGCGTTCCTGCAGCGCCTGGCTATGGGTCAGGAACTCGGCCTGGCCGGCCAGCAGGCGCTCGTTGGCGGCCGTGCTGTGCTGTTCAAAGGTTTGGGTCAGCGCCTGCAGGCGGTCCACCAGCGCCGGCAACGCAGCGGACTGCGCCTGCAGCAGGCGCAGCGATTCGGCGCGCTGCCAAGCCTGCGAGTACGGATGCAGGTCGCCGGCAATGGCGCGGTCCAGCTGCTGCACGGCCTGCAGGCGGTCGCGGCGCAACAGGGCGGCCAGCAGGCCGAGCATGGCCGAGCTGGCAACACCGGCAATCGAGGTACCGAATGCCACTGCCAGGCCCTGTACCGGCGAGGCCAGCGAGCCACGGATGGCGGCCATGTCGGTCGCGCTCTGCAGCGCCAGGCCGGTGCCGCGCAGGGTATCCATCATGCCCAGCAAGGTGCCGAGCATGCCCAGCAGCACCAGCAGACCGACCAGGTACGGGGTCAGAACCGGTGCGGGCAGGGCGGTGCGCTCGCCCTCCACGCGCAGGCGCACGGCGTTGCGCAGGCCCACCGGCACGCGCTCCAGCCAGGGGGACAGGCTTTCCCGCGCAGCGGAAAGATCACTCAGTGCACTGCGCAGGCCGTTGCTGGACTGGCGATAGCGGTACAGCTCCACGCCACCGGCGATGTAGCAGGCCGCGATGATCGCCGCCACCGCCGCACCCAGGGGATGCACCGACACATAGCCAATGCCGATCCAGCACACGGCCAGCAGGCCGACAAGGAAGACAACGACATGGAAAGCAGTTCTGGACATGGTGTTCCGGTCAGTGGGAGCGCAGGGCGTCTTGCAGCCCTTCGATCGGGTGGAAGCGCAGTTGCAGCTCGGCGAGCAGCAGCGTGCGCATGTCGTGGCGGAAGGCCGCGCGCCAGCCGGGCTGGCCGTGCACGCGCTCGAAACGGGCGCCGAGCACGGCCGGCGCGGTGGCCAGCAGGCTGTGTTCGCGCGGGGTGAGGGTCTGCTCCATCACCGCGTCGACTTCGGCCAGCCGGGCCTGTTCCGGCGACGCCTGTACCAGCTGGTCGCGCAGGCGCCCGCGCAGGCGCCCGGTGGCGGTCTGGATGGCCTGCTGCAGCACCCGGTAGCGCTGCCGCAGCGAAGCGAAGTTGGGCGCGGCGGCGGCCTCGGCCAGGTCAAGCAGGCGCTCGGCCTCGGCATCCTCGCTGATTGAGGCGCGCAGGCTGGCCTGGGCCTGGGCGCAGTCGGCCAGCACATCCTCGACCGCCTCGGTGGCCTCGCCGGGCTCGGGCAGGCGTCCGCCGAGGGCCCCGGACAGGGCCACGGCGCGGCTCCAGTCCACCCACTGGCCGAGGCGATCGGTCAGGGCGGGACTGCTGGCCGGCATCGCGCCGTCGCTGAGACGGGCGAGCAGGCGGAGGAACTCCGGTCCACCCAGGACCGGCTGCGCTGCGTTCGCCATCAAGGGGTGAGGGGCCAAAAACCGTTGATTTTACAACCAGATGACCCCGGCTGGATGAAGGGGCGTCGGCAAGGCAGGACCCGCAGGCGCGACAAGGCTTAGAATGACCGGCTGCACCCACCCGTTCGACCCTTGGAGTACCCCATGACTGTTGCGCAGTTCTATCCGATCGGCACCCCCGGACAGCCCTGGGGCGATGCGGAACGCGCACAGTGGCGGGCCCGCCAGCAGCGCCAGCGCAGCTACCACGACGACGTGGTGGCGGCCCTTGAGCGCCTGGACGACAGCGTCTTCGACGTGATCCAGTATGGCCAGCTGGACTATGCCCCGGACCACTACCCGCTGTTTGCCGTGGTCAACCACGACTGGAACCCGGCCCTGCCGGCCGTGCTGATTACCGGCGGCGTGCATGGCTACGAGACCAGCGGCGTGCATGGCGCCCTGCAGTTCCTGGAACAGCAGGCCGAGCGCTACCTGGGCCGGCTCAACCTGATCGTGGCGCCGTGCGTCAGCCCCTGGGGCTACGAGCGCATCCAGCGCTGGAACCCGGATGCGATCGATCCGAACCGCAGCTTCCGTGACGGTGGCCTGATCGAAGAGGCCGCCGCGCTGATGCGCTGGGTGGCCGAGCGCAAGCCGAACCTGCTGGTGCACCTGGACCTGCACGAGACCACCGACAGCGACCTGCACGAGTTCGACCCGGCACGCTGTGCCCGCGACGGCAAGCCGTTCGAGCGCGACACCATTCCCGATGGCTTCTACGTGATCGGCAACAGCGAAGATCCGCAGGCCGAGTTCCAGAAGGCGCTGATCGCGGCGGTCGCGCCGGTCACCCACATCGCCCCGGCCGATGCCGAGGGCAACCTGGTCGGCCTGCCGTTGCAGTCGCCGGGCGTGGTATGGGGCGAGTCGCGTTCGATCGGCGCCTGCGCCGGCTTCACCGACGCGCGCTTTGCCACCACCACCGAGGTCTACCCGGACAGCCCGCGTACCAGCCCGCAGGAATGCAACGACGCCCAGGTGGCGGCGGTGTGTGCGGGCCTGGATTTCGCCCTGGCCGCGCAGTAACGCGCCACGTTCCGGGCGGCGACCGGCATCAGCCGGTGCCGTTTTTTCGCAGGCGAGGGGGCCACCGGTGGCGTGGCCGCCGCCCGGCAACCGGCAAAGACATCCAGATCGCGCTGGTACACCGCGCTGCTGACGCTGAATAGACCCAACAGCGAGTGGAAAACATTGTCGTGGCTGTGCGCTCGGTGCAGGGCATTCTCGCGCAGGCAGGCCAGATCCAGGCCCGCGTTGCGGCTGAATTCCGGTGAGAACCACATCACCATCGGCACCTGGGTCTGCTCGCGCGGTGCGATGAAGTACGGCGTGCCGTGCAGGTACATGCCGCGTTCGCCCAGCGACTCGCCATGGTCTGACACATAGATCATGGCGACATCACGCTGGTCCGAATAGCCCTGCAGCAGGTCGATGGTCTTGCCAA
Proteins encoded in this region:
- a CDS encoding DUF3348 family protein; the encoded protein is MANAAQPVLGGPEFLRLLARLSDGAMPASSPALTDRLGQWVDWSRAVALSGALGGRLPEPGEATEAVEDVLADCAQAQASLRASISEDAEAERLLDLAEAAAAPNFASLRQRYRVLQQAIQTATGRLRGRLRDQLVQASPEQARLAEVDAVMEQTLTPREHSLLATAPAVLGARFERVHGQPGWRAAFRHDMRTLLLAELQLRFHPIEGLQDALRSH
- a CDS encoding M14 family metallopeptidase, whose protein sequence is MTVAQFYPIGTPGQPWGDAERAQWRARQQRQRSYHDDVVAALERLDDSVFDVIQYGQLDYAPDHYPLFAVVNHDWNPALPAVLITGGVHGYETSGVHGALQFLEQQAERYLGRLNLIVAPCVSPWGYERIQRWNPDAIDPNRSFRDGGLIEEAAALMRWVAERKPNLLVHLDLHETTDSDLHEFDPARCARDGKPFERDTIPDGFYVIGNSEDPQAEFQKALIAAVAPVTHIAPADAEGNLVGLPLQSPGVVWGESRSIGACAGFTDARFATTTEVYPDSPRTSPQECNDAQVAAVCAGLDFALAAQ